One genomic segment of Chitinophaga sancti includes these proteins:
- a CDS encoding low molecular weight protein-tyrosine-phosphatase, with amino-acid sequence MKILMVCLGNICRSPLAEGILRHLADEKGLNWDIDSAGTGNWHVGDPPDRRSVKVARQHGIDISGLRGRQFQVSDFDEFDRIFVMDLDNYRDVLRKARTETDKAKVQLLLDNQEPVPDPWYDDALFEPVYNMIYKACQHIVTGTDI; translated from the coding sequence ATGAAAATATTAATGGTTTGTCTGGGTAATATTTGCCGCTCTCCCCTCGCAGAAGGCATCCTCAGACATCTGGCAGACGAAAAAGGGCTGAACTGGGACATCGATTCAGCCGGCACTGGCAACTGGCACGTGGGCGACCCACCAGACAGACGTTCTGTTAAGGTGGCCAGGCAACATGGCATAGATATTTCAGGCCTCAGAGGCCGCCAGTTCCAGGTAAGCGACTTCGACGAATTTGACCGCATCTTCGTCATGGACCTGGACAATTACCGCGATGTGCTGCGCAAAGCCCGCACTGAAACTGACAAAGCAAAAGTACAGCTGCTCCTTGATAACCAGGAACCTGTACCCGATCCATGGTACGACGACGCCCTCTTCGAACCAGTTTATAATATGATCTATAAAGCCTGCCAACACATAGTGACAGGCACTGATATATAA
- a CDS encoding NADH-quinone oxidoreductase subunit A, whose product MFIDTVLLSATTPFSYFPIVLQLIAALGFVGLTMFATHFLGPKRKTKDKLATFESGIEQHGNARQPVAIKYFLVAILFVLFDVEVIFFYPYAINFRLLGWEGFMAMLMFVAFFMVGFLYILKKGALKWED is encoded by the coding sequence ATGTTTATAGACACAGTATTATTGTCAGCAACTACTCCTTTTAGCTATTTTCCTATTGTATTACAGTTAATAGCTGCGCTGGGTTTTGTAGGTCTTACCATGTTCGCCACTCACTTTTTGGGTCCTAAAAGGAAAACCAAAGACAAACTGGCTACCTTCGAAAGTGGGATTGAACAACACGGTAACGCCCGTCAGCCAGTAGCTATTAAATACTTCCTGGTGGCTATCCTGTTCGTACTCTTCGACGTGGAAGTTATTTTCTTTTATCCTTATGCGATTAATTTCCGTCTGTTGGGTTGGGAAGGGTTTATGGCTATGTTGATGTTTGTGGCATTTTTTATGGTAGGTTTCCTCTATATACTCAAGAAGGGAGCCCTGAAATGGGAAGATTAA
- a CDS encoding substrate-binding domain-containing protein, protein MFTSIIKRNRNYIALLATMIILSSCTSNNKTGQVQDTPTSGTIKISVDETYRPLIESEIKVFESLYPKAHIIAEYKPEVDCFRDLMADSARLILVTRDFNQQELDYLKKVKISPQSMLLAWDGVALITNHSNPDSILTLDQVRNIMDGTDTEKKWQIIFDNSNSSTVRYIQDSINKGKALPKNVMAAKTNPEVVDYVAKSKDALGVIGVSWISDTNDAQAIEFTNKVNVVKVRADNGSEFVKPFQAYIALGSYPLKRGLFFCLKEPYSGLGSGFATFLGGQEGQMVIGKFKLFPARLNIVFREANIK, encoded by the coding sequence ATGTTTACCAGTATCATTAAAAGGAACCGGAATTATATCGCATTGTTGGCAACAATGATTATCTTGTCATCCTGTACATCGAACAATAAAACAGGTCAGGTGCAGGATACGCCAACTTCCGGCACCATTAAAATAAGTGTAGATGAAACATACAGACCGTTGATTGAGTCGGAAATAAAAGTTTTTGAGTCACTTTATCCGAAAGCTCATATCATTGCGGAATACAAACCCGAAGTAGACTGTTTCAGAGACCTGATGGCTGACAGTGCTCGATTGATCCTCGTAACCAGGGACTTCAATCAGCAGGAGCTGGATTATTTGAAAAAAGTTAAGATATCGCCACAAAGTATGTTGCTCGCCTGGGATGGCGTAGCATTGATTACTAATCATAGTAATCCGGATTCCATCCTCACTTTGGACCAGGTGCGTAACATAATGGACGGAACAGATACGGAAAAAAAATGGCAAATCATTTTTGACAATTCGAATTCAAGTACGGTAAGATATATCCAGGATTCAATCAACAAGGGAAAGGCATTGCCAAAGAATGTAATGGCGGCAAAAACCAATCCTGAAGTGGTTGATTATGTGGCTAAATCAAAAGATGCACTGGGAGTAATTGGGGTAAGCTGGATATCAGATACCAACGATGCCCAGGCAATAGAATTTACAAACAAGGTGAACGTAGTGAAGGTGCGTGCTGATAATGGTTCAGAATTTGTAAAACCATTTCAGGCATATATTGCTCTCGGTTCATATCCGCTGAAAAGAGGTTTATTCTTTTGCTTAAAAGAGCCTTACAGTGGGTTGGGGTCCGGGTTCGCTACCTTCCTCGGAGGACAAGAAGGACAAATGGTGATAGGTAAATTCAAACTGTTCCCTGCGAGATTGAACATCGTGTTTAGGGAAGCGAACATCAAGTAA
- the nuoF gene encoding NADH-quinone oxidoreductase subunit NuoF, translating to MGRKLLFDKAHIENIRYYDVYRANGGYGSAEKALKSMTPELVLEEVKKSGLRGRGGAGFPTGMKWSFIAKPEGVPRYLVCNADESEPGTFKDRYLMEFIPHLLIEGLLISSYTLGCNTCYIYIRGEYAWIPDILEEAIADAKKNGWLGKNIQGTGFDLEIYVQRGAGAYICGEETALIESLEGKRGNPRIKPPFPAVKGLYDCPTVVNNVETLATVVPILRIGGEEYAKYGTGKSTGTKLISACGNINKPGVYEIEMNISVEEFIYSDEYCGGIPNGKRLKACIPGGSSVPILPANLLLKTAKGEPRMMTYESLADGGFATGTMLGSGGFIVLDEDQCIVKNTLTFARFYHHESCGQCSPCREGTGWMERVLRNIEKGKGKMSDIDLLWDIQRKIEGNTICPLGDAAAWPVAAAIRHFRDEFEWHVLNPEEAQTRNFGLAHYADPLEIAAPAAV from the coding sequence ATGGGACGCAAATTACTTTTTGACAAAGCACATATAGAAAATATCCGGTATTATGATGTATACCGGGCTAACGGCGGCTACGGATCGGCGGAGAAAGCATTGAAAAGCATGACGCCTGAGCTGGTGCTGGAAGAGGTGAAGAAAAGCGGTCTGAGAGGCCGTGGAGGTGCTGGTTTCCCTACCGGTATGAAATGGAGTTTCATTGCAAAACCGGAAGGCGTACCCCGCTACCTGGTATGTAATGCCGATGAATCTGAGCCAGGTACTTTCAAAGACCGTTACCTGATGGAATTCATTCCTCACCTGTTGATAGAAGGTCTGCTCATCTCCAGCTATACCCTGGGATGTAATACCTGTTATATCTACATCCGTGGTGAATACGCATGGATCCCTGATATTCTTGAAGAAGCAATTGCTGATGCAAAGAAAAACGGTTGGCTGGGGAAAAATATCCAGGGCACCGGTTTTGATCTTGAAATATATGTACAACGTGGTGCAGGTGCTTACATCTGTGGTGAGGAAACTGCCCTGATCGAAAGCCTGGAAGGTAAGCGTGGTAATCCACGTATCAAACCTCCATTCCCTGCGGTGAAAGGTTTATACGATTGTCCGACTGTGGTAAACAATGTGGAAACACTGGCTACCGTAGTACCGATTCTGCGTATCGGCGGTGAAGAATACGCCAAATATGGCACTGGTAAATCAACCGGTACCAAACTCATTTCTGCCTGTGGTAATATCAACAAACCAGGGGTGTATGAAATTGAGATGAACATTTCAGTAGAAGAATTTATTTACTCTGATGAATATTGCGGAGGTATCCCAAATGGAAAACGTCTGAAAGCGTGCATTCCGGGTGGTAGCTCCGTACCTATCCTGCCTGCTAACCTGCTGCTGAAAACAGCAAAAGGTGAACCGCGCATGATGACTTACGAAAGCCTGGCTGACGGTGGTTTTGCTACCGGTACAATGCTGGGTTCCGGTGGTTTCATCGTACTGGACGAAGACCAGTGCATTGTGAAAAACACCTTAACTTTTGCCCGTTTCTACCACCACGAAAGCTGCGGACAATGTAGCCCATGTCGTGAAGGTACCGGATGGATGGAGCGAGTGCTCAGGAACATTGAGAAGGGTAAAGGTAAAATGAGCGATATAGATCTGTTGTGGGATATTCAGCGTAAGATAGAAGGTAACACCATCTGCCCATTGGGTGATGCTGCTGCCTGGCCGGTAGCTGCTGCTATCCGTCACTTCCGCGATGAATTTGAGTGGCATGTGTTGAATCCTGAAGAAGCGCAAACGCGCAACTTCGGTCTTGCACACTATGCAGATCCGCTGGAAATCGCTGCCCCTGCCGCAGTATAA
- a CDS encoding tetratricopeptide repeat protein, whose amino-acid sequence MNRRKSLIVAMLCVANGAMAQSVEDGLKDLYYGKYETAKQDLEKVIAAKPTEERAYYYLGIAQLGLGDNNGAAATFQKGLTAVPTSSLLQVGMGRLDLLKGDAAAAKQKFEAATAATQGRNGDVARAIADANSEVKGGDRGYAASVMEKLLNNEGRKKKEVYTATAADYIELGDAYRMLGGENGGKAINTYEKALELDPNSAEATMKEGLVNYNAKLLQDAVNDWTKATNMDPNYGPAYYQLYEFYITPTKAQLSLENAAKYLEKYMSVVGEGAGKLENEYNLAAISFFKKEYDAAISKAKSVLPQTTEANRGKFTRLLADAYLQKGDTATAKTEMEAYAKAAGDSKLVANDYKLLSAVYQANVGDSAQRAQNDSLAAMYLEKYALADTAKDAEKYRNVAESFKAMGATKKSAEWYGKLVNEFSDEKNTGKIQDMFWKGTMEIYAHEYNQADSTWGQFIAKYPAQEVLGTYWRGRANMAKDPEAKEGVALPYFQHLFEIKGDEKLKPSQLMFPYQYLMIYYYNKDDDANMKIWMDKVASIDPNNATVAAIKENLANRAKSSSKPAPQGNKK is encoded by the coding sequence ATGAACAGACGGAAAAGTTTAATTGTTGCAATGCTGTGCGTCGCGAACGGCGCAATGGCTCAATCTGTAGAAGATGGATTGAAAGACCTGTATTATGGCAAGTATGAAACAGCCAAACAAGACCTGGAAAAAGTAATAGCCGCCAAGCCTACTGAAGAAAGAGCATATTATTATCTCGGTATTGCTCAGTTAGGTTTGGGTGATAACAACGGTGCTGCTGCTACTTTTCAGAAAGGTCTGACAGCAGTTCCTACATCCTCTTTATTGCAGGTGGGTATGGGCAGACTGGATCTATTGAAAGGTGATGCTGCTGCTGCAAAGCAGAAGTTTGAAGCTGCTACTGCTGCAACCCAGGGTCGTAATGGCGATGTAGCCCGTGCGATCGCAGATGCTAACTCTGAAGTTAAGGGTGGTGACCGCGGTTATGCTGCGAGTGTCATGGAGAAATTGCTGAACAACGAAGGTCGTAAGAAAAAAGAAGTTTATACAGCTACCGCTGCTGACTATATCGAGCTGGGTGATGCATACCGTATGCTGGGTGGTGAAAATGGTGGTAAAGCGATCAACACTTATGAGAAGGCTTTAGAGCTGGATCCTAACAGTGCTGAAGCTACCATGAAAGAAGGTCTGGTAAACTACAATGCCAAGCTGCTGCAGGATGCAGTAAACGACTGGACGAAAGCAACCAACATGGATCCTAACTATGGTCCTGCGTACTATCAGCTGTACGAATTCTATATTACTCCAACCAAAGCTCAGCTGTCACTGGAAAATGCAGCTAAGTACCTGGAGAAATATATGAGCGTAGTAGGTGAAGGTGCTGGTAAACTGGAAAATGAGTATAACCTGGCAGCTATCTCTTTCTTCAAGAAAGAATATGATGCAGCTATCAGCAAAGCTAAATCTGTATTGCCACAGACAACAGAAGCTAACAGAGGTAAATTTACCCGTCTGCTGGCAGATGCTTACCTGCAGAAAGGAGATACAGCTACCGCTAAAACTGAAATGGAAGCTTACGCAAAAGCGGCAGGTGATTCCAAACTGGTGGCTAACGACTACAAACTGTTAAGCGCTGTATACCAGGCAAACGTGGGTGATTCTGCGCAGAGAGCTCAGAACGACTCCCTGGCAGCTATGTACCTGGAAAAATACGCACTTGCTGACACTGCAAAAGATGCAGAAAAATACAGGAACGTAGCTGAGTCCTTCAAAGCTATGGGTGCTACCAAAAAATCAGCAGAATGGTATGGTAAACTGGTAAATGAATTCTCTGATGAGAAAAATACTGGTAAGATCCAGGATATGTTCTGGAAAGGTACCATGGAAATCTACGCACACGAATACAATCAGGCAGATTCTACCTGGGGGCAGTTCATAGCTAAATATCCTGCTCAGGAAGTACTGGGTACTTATTGGAGAGGTCGTGCAAACATGGCGAAAGATCCGGAAGCAAAAGAAGGTGTAGCCCTGCCATACTTCCAGCATCTGTTTGAGATCAAGGGTGATGAGAAACTGAAGCCAAGCCAGCTGATGTTCCCTTATCAGTACCTGATGATTTACTATTACAACAAAGATGATGATGCTAATATGAAGATCTGGATGGACAAGGTAGCTTCTATCGATCCTAACAACGCTACTGTTGCTGCGATCAAAGAAAACCTGGCAAACAGGGCTAAATCCAGCTCCAAGCCTGCTCCTCAGGGAAACAAGAAATAA
- a CDS encoding cation diffusion facilitator family transporter — MTTTFTLDAQIQGESSSPPLPSAYFYKDNSMHPNRTVNIALAANLLIAIIKFISGFVTRSTAMLSEGVHSLVDTANQLLLLLGIRLSKKSADAKRPFGYGKELYFWSFIVSLLIFAIGGSISIFQGISHLRHPVPQQDPFWNYIVLACSFLFDGGSLVVAIIEFKKVKGKKSWWTAVHQSKDPASFLVLFEDSAAVLGLAVVALMIYLGHKLNNPYLDGVASLIVGVLLTVVSILLARESRSLLMGEGIATATQFKIRSIVENDEAVENVLQIFSTYQSPEEVMLLLLVRFKENLDTHEITDAIERIKAAIKIEFPFAHYIIITPGQ; from the coding sequence ATGACTACTACTTTCACCCTGGATGCTCAGATTCAGGGTGAAAGTAGTTCTCCTCCCCTACCTTCGGCATACTTTTATAAGGATAATAGTATGCACCCAAATAGAACTGTAAATATCGCCCTGGCAGCTAACCTCCTGATTGCCATCATTAAATTCATTTCAGGCTTTGTTACCCGCAGCACCGCCATGCTCTCCGAAGGGGTGCACTCCTTAGTCGATACCGCCAACCAGCTGCTACTCCTCCTTGGTATCCGCCTCAGCAAGAAATCTGCTGACGCCAAACGACCTTTTGGCTATGGCAAGGAACTCTATTTCTGGTCATTCATCGTCTCTTTACTGATCTTCGCCATCGGTGGTAGTATCTCTATCTTTCAGGGTATCAGTCACCTGCGTCATCCCGTCCCCCAACAGGATCCATTCTGGAACTACATTGTGCTGGCCTGTTCTTTCCTCTTCGATGGAGGTTCCCTTGTTGTGGCTATTATAGAATTCAAAAAAGTAAAAGGTAAAAAGTCGTGGTGGACGGCAGTACATCAGAGTAAGGACCCCGCCAGTTTTCTCGTATTATTCGAAGACAGTGCTGCTGTATTAGGATTAGCCGTGGTAGCACTCATGATTTACCTGGGTCACAAACTCAATAATCCATATTTAGATGGTGTCGCATCTTTAATAGTAGGTGTACTCCTCACTGTCGTTTCTATATTGCTGGCCCGCGAAAGCCGTAGCTTGCTAATGGGTGAAGGCATCGCCACGGCTACACAATTCAAAATCCGTAGCATTGTGGAAAATGACGAAGCTGTTGAAAATGTATTGCAGATCTTCTCTACCTATCAATCTCCTGAAGAGGTAATGCTATTATTATTAGTACGCTTCAAAGAAAACCTGGATACCCATGAAATAACAGACGCCATTGAACGAATCAAAGCCGCCATCAAAATAGAATTCCCTTTTGCCCATTACATCATTATCACCCCAGGGCAATAA
- a CDS encoding NADH-quinone oxidoreductase subunit B: MARPVQYNTKVKTVEIPEGYSGEGFFATSFDKAIGLARKNSIWPLPFATSCCGIEFMATMASTYDLARFGAERMAFTPRQCDLLMVMGTISKKMGPVLRQVYLQMAEPRWVIAVGACASSGGVFDTYSVLQGIDQVIPVDVYVPGCPPRPEAIIDGFMRIQDLIGQESLRRRHSDKYKELLNSYGIQ, encoded by the coding sequence ATGGCACGTCCGGTTCAGTATAATACGAAAGTGAAGACAGTGGAAATCCCTGAGGGATATTCCGGGGAAGGTTTTTTTGCGACTTCGTTTGACAAAGCGATAGGTCTGGCACGTAAAAACTCCATCTGGCCGCTGCCTTTCGCCACTTCCTGCTGTGGAATCGAATTCATGGCAACGATGGCGTCTACTTATGATCTGGCACGTTTCGGTGCAGAAAGGATGGCATTTACCCCTCGTCAGTGTGATTTGCTGATGGTAATGGGTACTATCTCCAAGAAAATGGGACCTGTATTACGTCAGGTATACCTGCAGATGGCTGAGCCACGCTGGGTAATCGCTGTAGGCGCCTGCGCCAGCAGCGGTGGTGTATTTGATACCTATTCCGTTTTACAGGGCATTGACCAGGTCATCCCGGTTGATGTATATGTACCAGGATGCCCTCCACGTCCTGAAGCAATTATTGATGGCTTTATGCGTATCCAGGACCTGATTGGTCAGGAAAGCCTGCGTCGCCGCCATTCCGATAAGTACAAAGAACTGTTGAATTCCTACGGCATACAATAA
- a CDS encoding NADH-quinone oxidoreductase subunit D — MSEQHNITLPEGSIERVTQTLNLGPTHPATHGVFQNILEIDGERVVSSESTVGYIHRAFEKIAERRPYYQITPLTDRLNYCSSPINNMGWHITVEKLLGIQTPKRVDYLRVIIMELARICDHLICNGVVGVDTGAFTGFLYLMRWRELAYEIYEEICGSRLTTNIGRVGGFERNFTPAAFEKIETFLVEFPKALKEFEILMNRNRIFMERTQGVGPISAERAMNYGFTGPNLRAAGVDYDLRVAHPYSSYEDFEFSIPVGSTGDCYDRFLVRNGEMWESLSIIRQAMDKVKGLPSDIYHADVPAYYLPDKSDVYTKMEALIYHFKIIMGESDILPGELYNAVEGANGELGFYLISDGGRSPYRLHFRRPCFIYYQAYGELIKGAMLSDALICMSSLNLIAGELDA, encoded by the coding sequence ATGTCAGAGCAACATAATATAACACTTCCGGAAGGATCTATTGAAAGGGTTACACAAACTCTCAACCTCGGACCTACCCACCCTGCTACACACGGGGTGTTTCAAAATATATTGGAAATAGACGGTGAGCGTGTTGTCAGTTCCGAATCTACTGTGGGGTATATCCACCGTGCATTCGAGAAGATTGCAGAACGTCGTCCTTACTACCAGATTACTCCTCTTACAGACCGTCTGAACTACTGTTCTTCTCCTATCAATAATATGGGATGGCACATTACTGTAGAAAAACTGCTGGGTATTCAAACCCCTAAGCGTGTGGACTACCTGCGTGTGATCATTATGGAGCTGGCACGTATCTGTGATCACCTGATCTGTAATGGGGTTGTAGGTGTAGATACCGGCGCCTTCACCGGGTTCCTGTACCTCATGCGCTGGCGTGAGCTGGCTTATGAGATCTACGAAGAAATCTGTGGATCCCGCCTCACTACCAACATTGGTCGTGTGGGTGGTTTTGAAAGAAACTTTACACCAGCAGCTTTCGAGAAGATCGAAACATTCCTGGTTGAGTTTCCTAAAGCCCTGAAAGAGTTCGAAATCCTGATGAACCGTAACCGTATTTTTATGGAGCGTACACAGGGCGTAGGTCCAATCAGTGCTGAAAGAGCGATGAACTATGGTTTTACTGGTCCTAACCTGCGTGCTGCCGGTGTGGATTACGATTTACGTGTAGCTCATCCTTATTCCTCTTACGAAGATTTTGAATTTTCTATACCAGTAGGTAGCACCGGTGACTGTTATGACCGTTTCCTGGTTCGTAATGGTGAAATGTGGGAAAGTCTCAGCATTATCCGTCAGGCGATGGATAAAGTGAAAGGCCTGCCCTCCGATATATACCATGCAGATGTTCCGGCATATTACCTGCCAGACAAGAGCGATGTATACACCAAAATGGAAGCACTCATTTATCACTTCAAGATCATCATGGGTGAATCCGATATTTTGCCAGGCGAATTGTACAATGCTGTAGAAGGTGCCAACGGGGAGCTGGGCTTTTACCTCATCAGTGATGGAGGCCGTAGCCCTTACAGGTTGCATTTCCGCCGTCCGTGCTTCATATATTACCAGGCTTATGGTGAACTGATCAAGGGTGCCATGCTGAGTGATGCCCTGATTTGTATGAGTAGCCTGAACCTGATTGCAGGAGAGCTGGATGCATAA
- a CDS encoding NADH-quinone oxidoreductase subunit C: MSLTNDNIKQRLTDKFGEAVSQVEETFGMLNFTVPKDLNLKVMQFLYDDEELQFRFLTDLTAVHYPDRTGEELAVVYHLYNFAQRVRLRMKVYTSVEDPRVFTATRLFESANWMERETYDFFGVNFVGHPNLKRILNVDEMDYFPMRKEFPLEDQSRIDKDDEMFGRGGHIGI; this comes from the coding sequence ATGTCCTTGACTAACGACAATATTAAACAACGACTAACCGACAAGTTTGGTGAGGCTGTCTCACAGGTGGAAGAAACCTTTGGGATGCTTAATTTTACAGTACCTAAAGATCTGAACCTGAAAGTGATGCAGTTCCTTTACGATGATGAGGAGCTGCAATTTCGTTTTTTAACAGACCTCACTGCTGTGCACTATCCTGATCGTACTGGAGAAGAGCTGGCAGTAGTATACCATCTCTACAATTTTGCCCAGCGTGTAAGACTTCGTATGAAGGTTTATACCAGTGTGGAAGATCCAAGAGTATTTACTGCTACCCGCCTGTTTGAATCTGCAAACTGGATGGAGCGTGAAACTTACGACTTCTTTGGTGTCAACTTCGTAGGGCATCCAAACCTGAAGCGTATCCTGAACGTGGATGAGATGGATTACTTCCCAATGCGTAAGGAATTCCCACTGGAAGACCAGTCTCGTATAGATAAAGATGATGAAATGTTCGGCCGCGGCGGGCATATTGGCATATAA
- the nuoE gene encoding NADH-quinone oxidoreductase subunit NuoE, with the protein MFSEEKLNKVKEIIARYPQGRQKSALIPVLHLAQEAFGGWLSTETMDYVASLLQIKPIEVYEVATFYSMFNLQPVGKHVFEVCQTGPCMLRGSDNIIDYIKKKLEIGVGETTKDGLFTLKAVECLGACGYAPMMQLGKHYREHLTPEKVDAIIAECRANAN; encoded by the coding sequence ATGTTTTCAGAAGAGAAGCTGAATAAAGTAAAGGAGATCATCGCCCGCTATCCTCAGGGTAGACAGAAAAGTGCGCTTATTCCGGTGTTGCACCTTGCACAGGAAGCGTTTGGCGGTTGGCTCAGCACAGAGACTATGGATTACGTAGCTTCCCTGCTGCAGATAAAGCCAATTGAAGTGTATGAAGTGGCTACCTTTTACTCAATGTTTAACCTGCAGCCGGTAGGCAAGCATGTATTCGAGGTGTGCCAGACTGGCCCCTGCATGCTGCGCGGTTCAGACAATATCATCGACTATATTAAAAAGAAACTGGAAATAGGAGTGGGAGAGACGACGAAAGACGGCCTCTTTACTCTGAAAGCAGTAGAATGCCTGGGTGCCTGCGGCTACGCGCCGATGATGCAGCTGGGTAAGCACTACAGAGAACACCTGACACCTGAAAAGGTAGATGCCATCATTGCAGAATGCAGGGCAAACGCAAACTAA
- the hisS gene encoding histidine--tRNA ligase — protein MIKPSIPKGTRDFGPVVVRKRQYIFQTIRETFELFGFQPLETPAMEQMDTLTGKYGEEGDKLIFKILDNGEILGRAQQAKDSRELGILLCEKALRYDLTIPFARFVVMNQNDLAFPFKRYQMQPVWRGDRPAKGRYREFYQCDADIVGSNSLINEVELLMIYDTVFTKLGMEGYEIRINNRKILGALAEVAGKPELLTDITIAIDKLDKIGLDAVKQELSERGLNDSEISIISNFLNIEGNNEEKLQQLGELFKNNETGKKGIEELTYVLHSQPGSFKTTPILDVTLARGLNYYTGMIVEVKAPASVKMGSIGGGGRYDDLTGLFGLPNLSGVGISFGVDRIYDVLEELQLFPATAQQGTRVLIFNMDANTTGVAFPMLAGLRARGISAELYHEPAKMDKQMKYANKRGIPFVIIMGESEVNEGVLSIKNMVSGQQEKIAVSALDNYSFE, from the coding sequence ATGATAAAACCCAGTATACCAAAAGGTACCCGTGACTTCGGCCCTGTGGTAGTAAGGAAAAGGCAGTATATTTTTCAGACAATCCGCGAAACATTCGAACTGTTTGGCTTTCAGCCGCTGGAAACCCCTGCCATGGAACAAATGGATACCCTGACCGGTAAATATGGTGAGGAAGGAGATAAACTGATTTTTAAAATTCTTGATAACGGCGAGATACTGGGCCGTGCCCAGCAAGCAAAAGATAGCCGGGAACTGGGGATACTGCTGTGCGAAAAAGCATTGCGCTATGACCTCACCATTCCTTTCGCAAGGTTCGTGGTGATGAATCAGAATGATCTGGCGTTTCCTTTTAAAAGGTATCAGATGCAACCGGTATGGCGTGGCGATCGCCCTGCTAAAGGCCGCTACCGCGAATTTTACCAATGTGATGCCGATATCGTAGGTAGCAATTCCCTGATCAATGAGGTCGAATTGCTCATGATTTACGATACCGTATTCACAAAACTAGGGATGGAAGGCTATGAAATCAGAATCAATAACAGGAAAATCCTGGGCGCATTGGCGGAAGTAGCTGGTAAACCTGAGTTATTGACGGATATTACCATCGCTATCGACAAACTTGACAAAATTGGACTGGATGCCGTAAAACAAGAACTATCCGAACGTGGCCTGAATGATAGCGAAATCTCAATTATTTCAAATTTTCTCAACATTGAGGGGAATAATGAGGAAAAATTGCAACAATTAGGCGAACTGTTCAAAAATAATGAAACCGGCAAAAAAGGCATTGAAGAGCTGACATATGTGCTCCATTCTCAGCCAGGTTCGTTTAAAACCACCCCTATTCTTGATGTAACCCTTGCCCGCGGCCTGAACTATTACACTGGAATGATCGTGGAAGTAAAAGCACCAGCATCCGTAAAAATGGGTAGCATCGGCGGCGGTGGCCGTTATGATGACCTCACTGGCCTCTTTGGTCTGCCTAACCTCTCTGGTGTTGGTATCTCCTTCGGCGTAGACCGTATCTACGATGTACTCGAAGAATTACAACTCTTCCCGGCTACTGCCCAGCAAGGTACCCGCGTGCTCATCTTTAATATGGATGCGAACACGACTGGCGTAGCTTTCCCTATGCTGGCCGGCCTCCGTGCCCGTGGTATCTCTGCTGAACTCTACCACGAGCCGGCTAAAATGGATAAGCAAATGAAATATGCAAATAAACGCGGTATCCCATTTGTAATCATCATGGGTGAAAGTGAAGTGAATGAAGGCGTGCTCAGTATCAAAAATATGGTGAGCGGCCAACAGGAAAAGATCGCTGTATCTGCATTGGATAACTATAGCTTCGAATAA